tgttatcaattatgccaagtgtccttgtacataattttacccctgttttaataattccatagactattaatctattcccgtgtccggttaaatgaacgcttattcgtacatataaatatcccgcccatcgtgtccgatcgagtgtatatggttatttatagggacgtccaattgtaaatctttatattaaaattaacaaactatcatttagttaaacaaatataaagcccattaatagcccatagtctaatttccacaagtgtcgttcttttgtccaaaccccaattatggtacaaagcccaattacccaattttagatatttttacccaacatcatgattacttcggttcaaataagaataataacaacttatttacgagacattaatttaaaaagggagaacataacttacattgattatttaacgcgtagtgttacacggacagagttccggcttaaaaacccgtaaataaccattacataacccaaactaactaatataaaactaccctatactatatatatatatatatatatatatatatatatatatatatatatatatatatatatatatatatatatatatatatatatatttattatttattacagagtattattattattattttttatgtgTTTTAAACTCGGcataatgcatggccttttatagggatttctgatttttgcagctccgcgagttgcggcattttaagcctgcaaactccgcgagtcgcggagtttgaaaatccagctcacacaattttggaaccttgcttgtcgacataatttatatataaatataaaatataaataattaatataattatttatatattatattatattcttgtgcatagtagacttgtaatttttggtccattgtgtcgggcgttgatagttggctcgggtaccggttccggattttcaaacgccttttcgtataatttaatatcttgtactttgcgttccgcaacttgtacttttgtcatttttagacgtttcttatcaataagttgaaccacttggattgtatcttgtacatttgagctttttgaacgtttttgtcttcaaatcgtcgttttcgccttttatcttcgcacttatttaatataaacgattacaacttaaaatagaacaattacaactaaataatttacatattgggagaatattgctacaaaatatatgttcatttgtagcaCTATCACATAACCATTTTGACGATATTaactatataatataatattacatttgAATATATAAAGTTAAAGAATGATCTTGGTGCCTTAAAAAAATGATCAAGGAAGTTGTATAAATTATAAGTTGAATTTGAACCCatttagcccaaaaaaaaaaaagatatttgAAACTTTTGAGACAAAACAGAAGCCAAAGTCAACCTAAAAAAGATTGGTGAATTATAAATGGGCATAAATTGATGAATTACATATGAAAAAATGACTTGTCAATCAGAATACATAATATAATTTTATCTTTAATTAGATAGTAGATAATTAAGAGATGTTAAAAGGTATTTGCCAACCTGTCCATTATTTGTCAACCTGTTGAaagatgaaattttttttttataaaaaactgTTACTAACTGCAGAATGCTGATATCTTGACGATGGACAAACTCCAGGCGCAACAGTCCATTCCCATTGTCCAATTTTATGCATAAGCAGTCCATAAGCATCTGCTAATGGCGGTAGAACACATACAATAATACAACcattgttattaaaataattatttgcaAGTTAAATTCAACTTTCACGATAAAATTCTCAGTACATGTGCATTACAACTCATAAAACAGAGCTAAATTATGCTAAATCATAGACATTAACACAAGGTCGTACAGTGCATGAGGTGTCTCTTCCACCACAGAGCAAAACATACCATCTGATCGTGCACTTACGGTAGTATACCTAAGTACAAACaaacgaaaatgtgtacaatttcTGTTCCAAAGCTATAACTTTTGAAACTATTAAAAATGTAATAACATTAAGCGAATAACACTAACAAAATATACATACTTACATTCTAGCTGAAGGTTTATCCACTTCTGGATTTAGCCTAAGCCACATATATGGTTTATGAGCAGTATCTAAAGCCCATGTATCTGAAAGAACTTTCTTTCCTATACATAAAACATATGTTATTATAATTTATGTTTATACAAAATATAATCCCACCTGAATCTTACTAATAACAAGTTTTTTGAAGGTTGTGATAACTACAAATGTAATAAGTACTCACCATCATTTCCGCCAAAAGTAACAAGGTATCGTTGAGAAACTAAGTCCATGACATGGCCATATCGCGGGCCAGGACCCTGTCATTGAACAACAACTCTGCACCCAAAAAGAATTAGGAACCATATCAATGACTTGTCGAAAAAAATGTCATTAGATAAGGGGAAAGGTCTGTACTTTCATTGGAGAAAAACTTGTCGGTTGTATTTGTCATTAGTCACGTCGAGCACATAAAGATCATCGGTCGAATGACCAACTAGACCTATCCCACCCTTAAAAAtagaaaataataacaataattcattCTCATgcttctttttaattttttatttaaatttaattacCTGAAATACAACCATGGTTTCAACAGCAGTTGCGGCATGAGCAGCCCGTGGTGAAGGGGCTTCCCCAGCCGGTTGCATTCTGCACGACACTTCAAGGATCAACATTTGATATGGAACCAACTCTAACTAAGCAAATTGCCATAAGATGATGTAGAAATTAACTAACCTGATCCATTTCTTAGTATGAACATCATAACAATGAACAGAGTTTGTCACTCCAATGTAGTCATTTTGGGAAGATAATCAAATTGATTAAGAATGGCCACCGACATACTTAATGGATCTTGTGATGCAACATTGTCTAGAAGAAGAAAACCATACCTAATGCATGATCACATTGGAGTCATGGCAGTTAATAAAGATATTACATTTGACTTATAGAAAGTATAAAAGTCAAGCTTCTTAAGAACTTTTGATGGGTCATTCTTGTTGGGAATCCAGTTCTTGATATTCGAACAACTTCTAAAACACCACAACATTTTAGCTACTGTAGTACAAGTTGTTGCAAATTAATGTTCAGTTATGGGTAGATCGGGCAGATTAATGTTCATATTAATGTTCCAAATTGTAGAGGTGCAAAATGGGTAGATCGGGCAGATTAATTAACATTTTGAACCTGGTCGGGCAGCAGACCCGTTTCA
This genomic window from Rutidosis leptorrhynchoides isolate AG116_Rl617_1_P2 chromosome 2, CSIRO_AGI_Rlap_v1, whole genome shotgun sequence contains:
- the LOC139893191 gene encoding serine/threonine-protein phosphatase BSL1-like isoform X2; translation: MDLVSQRYLVTFGGNDGKKVLSDTWALDTAHKPYMWLRLNPEVDKPSARMYTTVSARSDGMFCSVVEETPHALCLWTAYA
- the LOC139893191 gene encoding serine/threonine-protein phosphatase BSL1-like isoform X1, with amino-acid sequence MDLVSQRYLVTFGGNDGKKVLSDTWALDTAHKPYMWLRLNPEVDKPSARMYTTVSARSDGMFCSVVEETPHALYDLVLMSMI